One region of Fusobacterium perfoetens genomic DNA includes:
- a CDS encoding putative HNHc nuclease, protein MQYVIDIDRENNHIKVLVPSAKGTITEEKVKNFFGVLKQSTWEVEPVQRLSLDQMKMIFALCRDYSEIIGYEPEELRELLKAEFCIKNCVEDFSCSPYKRNAATMKIATDFIQFIIEHALNLTGCTLKVVEGHGKNRIVRSAREIVPDIRKYVIACLMNKTCAICGATTEQREIDLHHWDSVNSIGGYEHDDGLKTRFISLCREHHTEFHNIEAKAFSEKYHIDGVWLSENIVKKLKKDKVYPNHFKAFKETAE, encoded by the coding sequence ATGCAGTATGTAATTGACATAGATAGAGAGAATAATCATATAAAGGTTTTAGTTCCCTCAGCAAAAGGAACTATTACAGAAGAAAAAGTAAAAAATTTCTTTGGAGTTCTTAAACAATCTACATGGGAAGTTGAGCCTGTACAAAGATTATCTTTGGATCAAATGAAAATGATATTTGCATTGTGCAGAGATTATTCCGAGATAATAGGATATGAACCTGAAGAATTAAGAGAACTTCTAAAAGCTGAATTTTGTATAAAAAATTGTGTAGAAGATTTTTCATGTAGTCCTTACAAGAGAAATGCAGCTACTATGAAAATTGCAACTGATTTTATTCAATTTATTATTGAACATGCTTTAAATTTAACAGGTTGTACATTAAAAGTTGTAGAGGGACATGGTAAAAATAGAATTGTAAGGTCTGCAAGAGAGATAGTTCCTGATATAAGAAAATATGTTATAGCTTGTCTTATGAATAAGACTTGTGCAATATGTGGAGCTACAACAGAACAAAGAGAAATAGACCTACACCATTGGGATAGTGTAAATAGCATTGGGGGCTATGAACATGATGATGGATTGAAAACAAGGTTTATATCTTTATGTAGAGAACATCATACAGAGTTCCATAATATAGAAGCTAAAGCATTTTCTGAAAAATATCATATTGACGGAGTATGGCTTTCTGAAAATATAGTTAAAAAATTAAAAAAAGATAAAGTTTATCCAAACCATTTTAAAGCATTTAAGGAGACGGCAGAATGA
- a CDS encoding DUF3310 domain-containing protein, translated as MEAYNCEDLKKDILLPDKKIINDEVEKELHSHYENTGIEPIDFIMANKYSFNQGNIIKYIHRVGKKAGEEKKDIIKIIDYALLTAYEKGIEVGEQELHKTINNRIEWIAKRK; from the coding sequence TTGGAAGCATACAATTGTGAAGATTTAAAAAAAGATATATTATTACCAGATAAAAAAATAATAAATGATGAAGTAGAGAAAGAACTTCATAGTCATTATGAGAATACAGGAATAGAGCCTATTGACTTTATAATGGCAAATAAATACAGCTTTAATCAAGGAAATATAATTAAATATATTCATAGAGTAGGTAAGAAAGCTGGAGAAGAAAAAAAGGATATTATAAAAATTATAGATTATGCACTACTTACAGCCTATGAGAAAGGAATTGAAGTAGGAGAACAGGAACTACATAAAACAATTAACAACAGAATAGAATGGATAGCAAAAAGAAAATAA
- a CDS encoding HNH endonuclease, whose translation MDNIITQSELKELFEYNHMTGIFIRKKRTAMRQKVGEIVGVNCKKGYLKCGIHNKEYYLHRLAWLYVYGYYPDKIDHINHNKKDNRISNLREVDNTENLRNMTRSKANTSGITGVSYSKREKKWVSQICYENKRIGKRFKTKEEAIKQREEWNRIYKFHKNHGGEKIETNNRITNIC comes from the coding sequence ATGGATAATATTATAACTCAAAGTGAATTAAAAGAATTATTTGAATATAATCATATGACAGGTATTTTTATAAGAAAAAAAAGAACAGCAATGAGGCAAAAAGTAGGAGAAATAGTTGGTGTTAATTGTAAAAAAGGTTATCTTAAATGTGGTATACACAATAAAGAATATTATTTACATAGATTAGCTTGGTTATATGTTTATGGATATTATCCAGATAAAATAGACCACATCAATCATAATAAGAAAGATAATCGTATATCAAATTTAAGAGAAGTTGACAATACTGAAAATCTAAGAAATATGACAAGAAGTAAAGCTAATACTTCTGGAATTACAGGAGTTTCTTATTCAAAGAGAGAAAAAAAATGGGTATCTCAAATATGTTATGAGAATAAAAGAATTGGAAAAAGATTTAAAACCAAAGAAGAAGCTATAAAGCAAAGAGAAGAGTGGAATAGAATTTATAAATTTCATAAAAATCATGGGGGAGAAAAAATTGAAACTAACAATAGAATTACCAATATATGCTAA
- a CDS encoding helix-turn-helix domain-containing protein encodes MNKYELAEKDYKNGMKYKDIADKYGVTINTVKSWKQRYSWTKKSAEKKTSVCTQNKKSMHTKKDIPTKQKKEIARVMIEEGATIRETADKVGLPRSTVGDISSKENLQQSQLKYLKSFHEDMRERIKTNKLKRLSLNEEALYSVEEEINAGEVGKATFEKIKLSEEIEQSIFEVNRIDRLERLELEKLKVIKPDEEDTEDNILQIEVLD; translated from the coding sequence GTGAATAAATATGAGTTAGCAGAAAAAGATTATAAAAACGGAATGAAGTACAAAGATATAGCTGATAAATATGGAGTAACCATTAACACTGTGAAGTCTTGGAAACAGAGATACAGTTGGACAAAAAAGAGTGCAGAAAAAAAAACGAGTGTATGCACACAAAATAAAAAAAGTATGCACACAAAAAAAGATATTCCAACCAAACAAAAGAAAGAAATAGCGAGAGTTATGATAGAAGAGGGTGCAACTATAAGAGAAACCGCGGACAAAGTCGGACTTCCTAGAAGTACAGTAGGAGATATAAGTTCCAAAGAAAATCTTCAACAATCGCAGCTTAAATATCTAAAATCATTCCATGAGGATATGAGAGAAAGGATAAAAACTAATAAACTAAAAAGGCTTTCTCTTAATGAAGAAGCTCTATATTCTGTTGAAGAAGAAATAAATGCTGGAGAGGTTGGAAAAGCTACATTTGAAAAAATAAAACTTTCTGAAGAAATAGAGCAATCAATTTTTGAAGTGAACAGAATAGATAGATTAGAAAGGCTAGAACTTGAAAAGTTGAAAGTGATAAAACCTGATGAAGAAGATACAGAAGATAATATTCTTCAAATAGAGGTGTTGGACTAA
- a CDS encoding PBSX family phage terminase large subunit — protein sequence MKLKIKKHFYKVLMDNDFDILLMIGGYASGKSFTGFLKTALLATQEKRKMLVVRKVYSTLKDSCFEDLKEAFDTLGVSNRWKLIKSPYEAENKRNSSKIIFRGMDEYRKLKSIKNIDYILIEEADELSIEDIKELRKRLRVLGIKKHLVLMCNPVSRLSSIYRMFFTEEGFNFDEEELYKKRTLTKIDSITLEDGTKENFIVKVHHSTYRDNPFLPASFIYELESEKDPRIKRIARDGKFGADGDLVLYNAVFEEDVYERYVKDKLTKRDEYRGIDWGHSISYTCGLKMAVNKVLNELYVYWEYYDKGKTTQELMQGLQPMKDNNISIYADSASSQTIADFYDEGFNIDGATKGKGSVEYHEQLLRSFSRIVIDINRCPNTKKEAEECVYKKDKNGEIQAGKYNLDAHSFDAMSYGLEEYDFIPLKNRLRKKKYIGI from the coding sequence ATGAAATTAAAAATAAAAAAACATTTCTATAAAGTATTAATGGACAATGATTTTGATATTCTTCTTATGATTGGCGGGTATGCAAGTGGAAAAAGTTTTACAGGATTTTTAAAAACAGCTTTACTTGCTACACAAGAGAAAAGAAAAATGTTAGTTGTCAGAAAAGTTTATTCAACTTTAAAAGATAGCTGTTTTGAAGATTTAAAAGAAGCCTTTGATACTTTAGGAGTCAGCAACAGGTGGAAGTTAATAAAATCTCCATATGAAGCAGAAAATAAGAGAAATAGCTCTAAAATCATTTTTAGAGGAATGGACGAATATAGAAAATTAAAATCTATAAAAAATATTGACTATATCTTAATTGAAGAAGCTGACGAATTGAGTATAGAAGATATAAAAGAACTTAGAAAAAGATTAAGAGTTCTTGGTATAAAAAAACATTTAGTTTTAATGTGTAACCCTGTTTCAAGATTATCTTCGATATATAGAATGTTCTTTACAGAAGAGGGATTTAACTTTGATGAAGAAGAACTTTATAAAAAAAGAACATTAACTAAAATTGACAGTATTACACTAGAGGACGGAACAAAAGAAAATTTTATTGTAAAAGTTCATCATTCGACTTACAGGGACAATCCATTTCTTCCTGCAAGTTTTATTTATGAGTTGGAAAGTGAAAAAGACCCTCGTATTAAAAGAATTGCTAGAGACGGGAAATTTGGAGCAGATGGAGATTTAGTTTTATATAATGCTGTATTTGAAGAAGATGTATATGAAAGATATGTTAAGGATAAACTTACTAAAAGGGACGAATACAGAGGTATTGACTGGGGGCATTCTATTTCATATACCTGTGGTTTGAAAATGGCAGTTAATAAAGTTCTAAATGAACTGTATGTATATTGGGAATATTATGATAAAGGTAAAACTACACAAGAGTTAATGCAAGGGTTACAGCCTATGAAAGATAATAATATTTCAATTTATGCAGATAGTGCTTCATCTCAAACAATAGCAGATTTTTATGATGAGGGATTTAACATTGACGGAGCAACAAAAGGAAAAGGCTCTGTTGAATACCACGAACAGCTGTTAAGAAGTTTTTCAAGGATTGTAATTGATATAAATAGATGTCCAAACACTAAAAAAGAGGCTGAGGAATGTGTATATAAGAAAGATAAAAACGGAGAAATTCAAGCAGGAAAATATAATCTTGATGCACACAGTTTTGACGCAATGAGTTATGGACTAGAAGAATATGATTTTATACCTTTAAAAAATAGACTTAGAAAGAAAAAATATATTGGTATTTAG
- a CDS encoding phage portal protein family protein — translation MAKENKDKKEIITSAVIKLFSESSPETNKITDETIDRLLLDIDISSALNKIEREAAGRVLSVIAENPENDEQAKEINQRFSNIKFNRIINHLITARYYGYSCFEIVYNKDFTINSLVPIPYKYITYKTSDKKWVLRIGTNETDLNRDKFLLCIHKWNPAQPTGKTIFESCQQAFLDKEMFSRQLRGLAEKYGDTIIVFPYNENLDDKEAAEIGKTVLNAKGKNAIGVPVNRNHSLKDSFEFIRLSDLDPEIYTKLYAVEKEKLIQNLLGSTLTLESSSKNGKGTQALGEIHKEGFEQVVQEVCNFCSDSLYQLIQLDSEYFGYDATLFTWKLEKVVTEEEQAEIDKKQQEFIGIKLDNINKLSTAGYELENEYLGEYLGIDYTKILKKTNSVINIKEFAEEEDKKLFNTIEGANTFNAYVLSKLNKFTENISQQIIEQVMNIKEGDDFVLNLDYSMLEDDLIISRIKGFSNSRYTTFNEVIEEFDPFKMKFEEAIKSFLDKMPVLYDTIEEVTEDVRANFVWLKKSNDLEITTRLFDSMKKSLENGTTFKQWIKDCEEAINKAGLGKQGYYLENVYRTNMMTQYSIGNFKQQMEVVEDYPYWEYSAIEDNRTSNICRQLDGVVKRYDDSFWSAYYPPNHFHCRSTVISRNKEELKKYNLKISKDVFEVDIKGFKGNPAESYWNNIKMTAGEKGRQGTFKWE, via the coding sequence ATGGCAAAAGAGAATAAAGATAAAAAAGAAATTATTACATCAGCAGTTATTAAATTATTTAGCGAAAGTTCTCCTGAAACTAATAAGATAACAGATGAAACAATAGATAGGCTACTTTTAGATATTGATATTAGTTCAGCACTCAATAAGATTGAGAGAGAAGCAGCAGGAAGAGTATTAAGTGTTATAGCTGAAAATCCTGAAAATGACGAGCAAGCAAAAGAAATTAATCAAAGATTTTCAAATATAAAATTTAATAGAATTATAAATCATTTAATAACTGCAAGATATTATGGATATAGTTGTTTTGAGATAGTTTACAATAAAGATTTTACTATTAATTCATTAGTACCTATTCCATATAAGTATATTACATATAAGACATCTGATAAAAAATGGGTATTAAGAATAGGAACAAATGAAACTGATTTAAACAGAGATAAATTCTTATTATGTATTCATAAATGGAATCCTGCACAACCAACAGGAAAAACAATATTTGAAAGTTGCCAACAAGCATTTTTAGATAAAGAGATGTTCTCAAGACAATTAAGAGGACTAGCAGAAAAATATGGAGATACCATTATAGTATTCCCGTATAATGAAAACTTAGATGATAAAGAAGCTGCTGAAATTGGTAAAACAGTTTTAAATGCTAAAGGTAAAAATGCAATAGGTGTTCCTGTAAATAGAAATCATTCTTTAAAAGACAGTTTTGAATTTATAAGATTATCAGATTTAGACCCAGAGATATATACAAAATTATATGCAGTAGAAAAAGAAAAACTTATTCAAAATCTTTTAGGCTCTACATTAACACTTGAATCAAGTAGTAAAAACGGAAAAGGTACTCAAGCTCTAGGAGAGATACATAAAGAGGGATTTGAACAAGTAGTACAGGAAGTATGTAATTTCTGTTCAGATAGCTTATATCAGTTAATACAGCTTGACAGTGAATATTTTGGATATGACGCAACTTTATTTACTTGGAAACTTGAAAAAGTAGTTACTGAGGAGGAACAAGCTGAAATTGATAAAAAACAGCAAGAGTTTATTGGAATAAAACTAGATAATATCAATAAACTTTCAACAGCAGGTTATGAATTAGAAAATGAATATCTTGGAGAATACTTAGGTATAGATTATACAAAGATATTAAAAAAAACTAATTCAGTTATAAATATAAAAGAGTTTGCTGAAGAAGAAGATAAGAAATTATTTAATACTATTGAGGGGGCAAATACATTTAATGCTTATGTTCTTTCAAAATTAAATAAGTTTACAGAGAATATTTCACAACAAATTATTGAACAAGTAATGAATATAAAAGAAGGAGATGATTTTGTACTCAACTTAGATTATTCAATGCTTGAAGATGATTTAATAATTTCAAGAATAAAAGGTTTCAGCAATTCAAGATATACAACTTTTAATGAAGTTATAGAAGAATTTGACCCATTCAAAATGAAATTTGAGGAAGCTATAAAATCTTTCTTAGATAAAATGCCTGTATTATATGACACGATAGAAGAAGTGACAGAAGATGTCAGAGCAAATTTTGTATGGCTTAAGAAATCAAACGATTTAGAAATTACTACAAGATTATTTGATAGCATGAAGAAATCACTTGAAAATGGAACTACATTTAAACAATGGATAAAAGATTGTGAAGAAGCTATTAATAAAGCAGGATTAGGTAAACAAGGTTATTACTTAGAGAATGTTTATAGAACTAATATGATGACACAATACAGCATAGGAAACTTTAAGCAGCAAATGGAAGTTGTAGAAGATTATCCATATTGGGAATATTCAGCAATAGAAGACAATAGAACTTCTAATATATGCAGACAGCTTGACGGAGTTGTAAAAAGATATGATGATTCGTTTTGGAGTGCATACTATCCACCTAATCATTTTCATTGTCGTTCAACTGTAATTTCTCGTAATAAAGAGGAACTTAAGAAATACAATCTTAAAATCTCTAAAGATGTTTTTGAAGTAGATATAAAAGGATTTAAAGGTAATCCTGCTGAAAGCTACTGGAATAATATAAAAATGACGGCAGGAGAAAAAGGCAGACAAGGAACTTTTAAATGGGAGTAA
- a CDS encoding phage virion morphogenesis protein has product MGVKTSGTAKKKLKEILKRCKNLKEPMTRISVDMKNEIRGNIDRGHSFDGIKWKKSKRASEEGGKTLKDTGRLYNSFRNTAGRNYARVGTNVIYARTLNQGADKGEFGEVSFTVRQHSRRLKKYRKRITVRSYSRTAKVPWGDIQAYRYMGINQEMKRKYIAILTKYIIKGR; this is encoded by the coding sequence ATGGGAGTAAAAACATCAGGAACAGCTAAAAAGAAATTAAAAGAGATTTTAAAGAGATGTAAAAATCTTAAAGAGCCTATGACAAGAATATCAGTTGATATGAAAAATGAAATCCGTGGAAATATTGACAGAGGACATAGTTTTGACGGGATAAAGTGGAAAAAATCTAAAAGAGCAAGCGAAGAAGGTGGTAAGACTTTAAAAGATACTGGCAGACTTTATAACTCTTTTAGAAATACAGCAGGTAGAAATTATGCAAGAGTTGGTACGAATGTTATATATGCAAGGACATTAAATCAGGGAGCAGATAAAGGCGAATTTGGAGAAGTTTCTTTCACTGTAAGACAGCACAGCAGGAGATTAAAGAAGTATAGAAAAAGAATTACAGTTAGAAGCTATTCAAGAACAGCAAAAGTTCCTTGGGGAGATATTCAAGCATATAGATACATGGGTATTAACCAAGAAATGAAAAGAAAATACATAGCAATTTTAACAAAATATATTATAAAAGGACGGTAA
- a CDS encoding SpoVG family protein has translation MKITNLKFRVPKQNAGNLKSYVDITFNDCLVIHNAKVVEGKNGLIVSMPATKINKKFVDIVHPITAEFRKYITDEVVTKYTELKK, from the coding sequence ATGAAAATTACAAATTTAAAATTTAGAGTACCAAAACAAAATGCAGGAAATCTTAAATCATATGTAGATATTACTTTTAATGATTGCTTAGTAATTCATAATGCAAAAGTAGTTGAAGGTAAAAATGGTTTAATAGTTTCTATGCCAGCAACTAAGATTAATAAAAAATTTGTAGATATAGTTCACCCAATCACAGCAGAGTTTAGAAAATATATTACAGACGAAGTTGTGACAAAATATACAGAATTAAAAAAATAG